Proteins co-encoded in one Heterodontus francisci isolate sHetFra1 unplaced genomic scaffold, sHetFra1.hap1 HAP1_SCAFFOLD_526, whole genome shotgun sequence genomic window:
- the LOC137362236 gene encoding gastrula zinc finger protein XlCGF8.2DB-like produces MGEQDLVRVRTQAAEFWMISSLQRVECGRPSRIVKWRVHTGERPFKCPFCGNCYKRSAEVMSHQRIHTDKRLFRCSHCGTGFRRLGNLTTQQHIHTGERPFTCKVDGKGFTQLSALLTHQHTHTGERPFTCTECEKGFNHLSVLLTHQRVHTGERPVTCFECGKEFTTSPHLLKHQQVHTRKRPFTCSDQGKKLPASSHVLTHQRVHK; encoded by the exons atgggtgaacaggacttggttagagtaaggacgcaggcagcagagttttggatgatctcaagtttacagagggtggaatgtgggaggccatcCAGGATAGTCAAGTGGAGAG ttcacactggggagagaccttttaaatgtccattctgtgggaattgctataaacgtTCTGCTGAAGTGATGTCCCATCAACGTATTCACACTGACAAGAGACtgttcaggtgctctcactgcgggactgggttcaggcgatTAGGCAACCTCACTACACAACagcacattcacactggggagaggccattcacctgcaaagtagatgggaagggattcactcagttatccgccctgctgacacaccagcacactcacactggggagaggccattcacctgcacagaATGTGAGAAGGGATTCAATCATTTATCcgtcctgctgacacaccagcgagttcacactggagagaggccagtcACCTGCTTcgagtgtgggaaggaattcactacttcaccccacctgctgaaacaccagcaagttcacacaaggaagaggccattcacttgctctgACCAGGGGAAGAAACTTCCTGCTTCATCCCatgtgctgacacaccagcgagttcacaagtaa